The following coding sequences are from one Gammaproteobacteria bacterium window:
- a CDS encoding (Fe-S)-binding protein, which produces MANFETPEFREYPIIPKLQEGTMAHSKPFISRVPFQEPLGFPDELVDNWQEKAIAKIGELKGKYRGLQVYLDSCVKCGACTDKCHYYLGTNDPKNMPVARQDLFRSVYRRYYTVAGKYFPKLVGAKDLTKEVLDDWYSYFHQCSQCRRCSVFCPYGIDTAEISMAARDVMNHIGVGQKYCNEIIAKVYKIGNNLGLPEPALLDTLEGLEEDIEDETGVAVKLPLDQKGADVLLVTPSADFFAEPHVDGLMGYAKVFHEAGISWTLSSYASEGANFGMFIGNYDNMRKISLRIRKAAQDLGVKRIVFGECGHAWRVGYSFLNTLAGPFDFLDQRYPVPQHILEVTHGLLQEGKLRMNPAVNDHMTLTFHDSCNVARASRMGDKPGGQFTFPRDVIKAACNNYYDMDPTTTHQNTFCCGGGGGLLTDDLLELRVKGALPRMEALKEVTEEKKVTHMAAICAICKSQFSKMLPYYGFEMDQIVSVHQLVSSALVMKGSEQEAELDAIETDNGEAA; this is translated from the coding sequence GTGGCCAATTTTGAAACACCTGAATTTAGAGAATACCCCATCATTCCCAAGCTGCAAGAGGGAACGATGGCGCACAGCAAACCCTTTATCTCACGCGTGCCTTTTCAGGAGCCTTTGGGTTTTCCTGACGAATTAGTGGACAACTGGCAAGAGAAAGCCATCGCAAAAATCGGTGAGCTAAAAGGCAAATACCGTGGTTTACAGGTCTACCTTGACTCCTGCGTCAAGTGTGGCGCGTGTACCGATAAGTGCCACTACTACCTTGGCACCAACGATCCGAAAAACATGCCGGTGGCACGTCAGGATCTGTTCCGCAGTGTCTATCGTCGTTATTACACCGTGGCTGGCAAATATTTCCCCAAACTGGTGGGCGCGAAAGATCTGACCAAAGAGGTGCTGGACGACTGGTACAGCTACTTCCACCAGTGCTCACAGTGTCGCCGCTGTTCGGTGTTTTGCCCCTACGGCATTGATACCGCCGAAATCTCCATGGCGGCGCGTGACGTAATGAACCACATCGGTGTCGGGCAAAAATACTGCAACGAGATCATTGCCAAGGTTTATAAGATTGGCAACAACCTCGGTCTGCCCGAACCCGCTCTGCTGGATACGTTGGAAGGTCTGGAAGAAGACATCGAAGACGAAACCGGCGTAGCAGTCAAACTGCCACTGGATCAAAAAGGCGCAGACGTGCTGCTGGTCACCCCTTCCGCTGATTTTTTTGCCGAACCTCATGTTGATGGTTTAATGGGCTACGCCAAAGTGTTCCACGAAGCGGGCATCAGCTGGACCCTCAGCTCCTACGCCTCAGAAGGTGCCAACTTCGGCATGTTCATCGGCAACTACGACAACATGCGCAAAATTTCACTGCGCATTCGTAAAGCAGCCCAAGATCTGGGCGTGAAACGCATCGTCTTTGGCGAGTGCGGCCATGCGTGGCGCGTCGGTTACAGCTTCCTCAACACCTTGGCAGGACCGTTTGATTTCTTGGATCAACGTTACCCTGTACCACAGCACATTCTTGAAGTGACCCACGGGCTGCTGCAAGAGGGCAAGCTGCGCATGAATCCGGCGGTCAACGATCACATGACCTTGACCTTCCATGATTCCTGCAACGTGGCACGCGCCAGTCGCATGGGCGACAAACCCGGCGGCCAATTCACCTTCCCACGGGATGTGATCAAAGCCGCCTGCAATAACTATTACGACATGGATCCCACCACCACCCATCAGAACACCTTCTGTTGTGGCGGTGGCGGCGGTCTGTTAACCGATGATCTGCTTGAGCTGCGGGTTAAAGGTGCTCTCCCACGAATGGAAGCTTTGAAAGAAGTAACCGAGGAGAAAAAAGTAACTCACATGGCGGCTATTTGCGCCATCTGTAAAAGCCAGTTCAGCAAAATGCTGCCCTACTACGGCTTCGAGATGGATCAAATTGTCAGTGTTCACCAACTGGTGAGCTCTGCGCTGGTGATGAAAGGCAGTGAACAAGAAGCAGAACTCGACGCAATTGAAACAGATAACGGTGAAGCCGCCTAA